One Cervus canadensis isolate Bull #8, Minnesota chromosome 1, ASM1932006v1, whole genome shotgun sequence genomic window carries:
- the ZDHHC8 gene encoding palmitoyltransferase ZDHHC8 isoform X1 — protein sequence MPRSPGTRLKPAKYIPVATAAALLVGSSTLFFVFTCPWLTRAVSPAVPVYNGILFLFVLANFSMATFMDPGVFPRADEDEDKEDDFRAPLYKNVDVRGIQVRMKWCATCHFYRPPRCSHCSVCDNCVEDFDHHCPWVNNCIGRRNYRYFFLFLLSLSAHMVGVVAFGLVYVLNHAEGLGAAHTTITMAVMCVAGLFFIPVVGLTGFHVVLVTRGRTTNEQVTGKFRGGVNPFTRGCYGNVEHVLCSPLAPRYVVEPPRLPLAARLKPPFLRPELLERAPPLKVKLSDNGLKAGLGRSKSKGSLDRLDEKPLDLGPPLPPKVEAGTFGSDLQTPRPGSAESALSAQRTSPPTPAMYKFRPAFPTGPKAPFCGPAEQVTGTDSLTLGEDSIHSLDFASEPSLDLPDYPPLSAADTFSGALRSLSLKAASRRGGDHVALQPLRSEGGPPTPHRSLFAPHALPNRNGSLSYDSLLNPGSPGGHACPAHPTAGAPGYRSPYLHAGVPGDPPRPPPRSFSPVLGPRPREPSPVRYDNLSRTIMASIQERKDREERERLLRSQADSLFGDSGVYDTPSSYSLQQAGVLSEGPRGPGLRCGSRDDLVAGPGFGGARNPALQTSLSSLSSAVSRAPRTSSSSLQADLASSGGPGARPASGPHRSPAHQVPPSPPGTPCSPSYAGPKAVAFIHADLPEPPPSLAVQRGWIGTCSRGWGRRGQPWAPPSLHLCHFGLPEDHPPLRAPWSPAPGAPPQGAVCRLHLAASSLFPSLSGPERDSK from the exons ATGCCCCGCAGCCCCGGGACGCGCCTCAAACCCGCCAAGTACATCCCGGTGGCCACGGCGGCCGCGCTGCTGGTCGGCTCCAGCACCCTGTTCTTCGTATTCAC GTGCCCATGGTTGACACGCGCCGTGTCCCCAGCCGTCCCCGTCTACAATGGCATCCTCTTCCTCTTTGTCCTGGCCAACTTCAGCATGGCCACCTTCATGGACCCTGGCGTCTTCCCCCGAG CGGATGAGGACGAGGACAAGGAGGATGACTTCCGGGCCCCGCTGTACAAGAACGTGGATGTGCGGGGCATCCAGGTCCGTATGAAGTGGTGCGCCACCTGCCACTTCTACCGCCCGCCGCGGTGCTCCCACTGCAGCGTCTGCGACAACTGCGTGGAG GACTTCGACCACCACTGCCCCTGGGTCAACAACTGCATCGGGCGCCGCAACTACCGCTATTTCTTCCTGTTCCTGCTGTCGCTCAGCGCGCACATGGTGGGCGTCGTCGCCTTCGGGCTGGTCTACGTGCTGAACCACGCGGAGGGGCTGGGCGCCGCCCACACCACCATCAC CATGGCCGTCATGTGTGTGGCTGGCCTCTTCTTCATCCCCGTCGTCGGCCTCACGGGCTTCCACGTGGTGCTGGTCACTCGGGGCCGCACCACCAATGAGCAG GTGACAGGGAAGTTCCGTGGGGGCGTGAACCCCTTCACCCGCGGCTGCTACGGGAACGTGGAGCATGTGCTGTGCAGCCCCCTGGCGCCCCG GTATGTGGTGGAGCCGCCCCGGCTGCCGCTGGCTGCTCGCCTGAAGCCGCCCTTCCTTCGGCCGGAGCTCCTGGAGCGAGCGCCACCGCTCAAGGTCAAGCTTAGTGACAATGGGCTGAAGGCTGGCCTGGGCCGCAGCAAG TCCAAGGGCAGCCTGGACCGGCTGGATGAGAAGCCCCTGGACCTGGGGCCACCACTGCCCCCTAAGGTGGAGGCCGGCACGTTTGGCAGCGACCTGCAGACCCCGCGCCCGGGCAGTGCTG AGAGCGCCCTGTCGGCGCAGAGGACCAGTCCCCCGACACCTGCCATGTACAAGTTCCGGCCCGCCTTTCCCACGGGTCCCAAGGCGCCATTCTGCGGGCCGGCTGAGCAG GTCACGGGCACCGACTCCCTGACACTGGGGGAGGACAGCATCCACAGCCTGGACTTTGCATCGGAGCCCAGCCTGGACCTGCCCGACTACCCGCCCCTCAGCGCGGCCGACACCTTCTCAGGCGCCCTGCGCTCCCTGAGCCTCAAGGCGGCCAGTCGGCGGGGCGGGGACCACGTGGCCCTGCAGCCCCTGCGCTCTGAGGGTGGGCCCCCCACGCCCCACCGCAGCCTCTTTGCCCCCCACGCGCTGCCCAACCGCAACGGCAGCCTGTCCTACGATAGCCTGCTGAACCCCGGCTCCCCCGGGGGCCACGCCTGCCCGGCCCATCCCACAGCCGGCGCCCCTGGCTACCGCTCACCCTACCTGCACGCGGGGGTGCCAGGTGACCCGCCACGGCCGCCGCCCCGAAGCTTCAGCCCGGTGCTGGGCCCGAGGCCGCGGGAGCCCTCGCCAGTGCGCTATGACAACCTGTCCCGGACCATCATGGCCTCCATCCAGGAGCGCAAGGACAGGGAGGAGCGGGAGCGGCTGCTGCGTTCTCAGGCCGACTCGCTCTTTGGCGACTCGGGTGTCTATGACACACCCAGCTCCTACAGCCTGCAGCAGGCCGGCGTGCTGTCCGAGGGCCCCCGCGGCCCCGGGCTGCGCTGCGGCTCCCGGGATGACCTGGTGGCCGGGCCCGGCTTTGGGGGCGCCCGCAACCCTGCGCTGCAGACATCACTGTCCTCGCTGTCCAGTGCGGTGAGCCGGGCACCAcggacctcctcctcctccctgcaggCAGACTTGGCCAGTAGCGGCGGCCCAGGGGCCCGGCCCGCCAGTGGCCCACACAGGTCGCCAGCGCACCAGgtgcccccatccccacctggCACCCCCTGCTCGCCCTCCTATGCTGGCCCCAAGGCCGTCGCCTTCATCCACGCAGACCTCCCGGAACCACCGCCCTCGCTGGCTGTGCAGAG
- the TRMT2A gene encoding tRNA (uracil-5-)-methyltransferase homolog A: protein MGAAAAAAARRARSSRAPRALGGCSQLLPPRLAPAPPARPQRRAFGAVHAGGRAGGRQAQVAGGRGPLAGGRRSAWPRPGPEHRGFESRAPPRPQPDGVRSRPQARGRTMGDELDGEGQAHVGDPGQDGAAAPGPRREEEQAAAAGLAGPGPYGYIRAGLFTSEVFKLELQNVPRHASFSDVRRFLGRFGLQPHKTKLFGQPPCAFVTFRSAAERDKALCVLHGALWKGRPLSARLARPKADPLARKRRQEDRGELSAGPAACVADVVTPLWAVPYEEQLERKRQECEQVLQKLAREIGSTNPALLPWLLSQRHKHNKACCPLEGIRPSPQQTEYRNKCEFLVGVGVDGEDNTVGCRLSKYKSGTCAVAAPFDTVHIPGATKQVVKAFQEFIRSTPYSAYDPETYSGHWKQLTVRTSRRGQAMAIAYFHPQNLSPEELAGLKTSLAQYFMEGPGKASGVTCLYFVEEGQRKTPSQEGLPLEHVAGDRCIREDMLGLTFRISPHAFFQVNTAAAEVLYTLIRDWAQLDAGSTVLDVCCGTGTIGLALAQKVKRVVGVELSQEAVEDARVNALDNELSNVEFHCGRAEELVPTLVSRLASQQLVAILDPPRAGLHSKVVLAVRRAENLRRLLYVSCNPRAAMGNFVDLCRAPSNRVKGIPFRPVKAVAVDMFPQTPHCEMLILFERVEHPNGAGALEPHKSVVQIPPAPPGDTPPEARSSPT, encoded by the exons atgggcgcggcggcggcggcggcggctcggcGGGCTCGGTCGTCGCGGGCTCCGCGGGCTCTCGGCGGCTGCTCGCAGCTCCTTCCTCCGCGTCTGGCGCCGGCGCCTCCCGCCCGCCCGCAG AGACGCGCCTTCGGCGCTGTGCACGCCGGCGGCCGGGCGGGAGGGCGGCAGGCCCAGGTAGCAGGCGGGCGCGGGCCCCTGGCGGGCGGGAGGCGCAGCGCGTGGCCGAGGCCCGGCCCCGAGCACCGGGGGTTCGAGTCCCGGGCCCCTCCCAGGCCGCAGCCGGACGGTGTGCGCTCCAGGCCCCAGGCGAGGGGGCGGACGATGGGGGACGAGCTGGACGGCGAA GGCCAGGCGCACGTCGGGGATCCCGGCCAGGACGGCGCCGCGGCGCCGGGCCCGCGGCGGGAGGAGGAGCAGGCAGCGGCGGCCGGGCTGGCGGGGCCGGGGCCCTACGGATACATCCGGGCCGGCCTGTTCACCTCGGAGGTCTTCAAGCTGGAGCTGCAGAACGTGCCGCGCCACGCCAGCTTCAGCGACGTGCGGCGCTTCTTGGGCCGCTTCGGGCTGCAGCCCCACAAGACGAAGCTCTTCGGGCAGCCGCCCTGCGCCTTCGTGACTTTCCGCAGCGCCGCCGAGCGCGACAAGGCCCTGTGCGTGCTGCACGGGGCGCTTTGGAAGGGCCGCCCGCTCAGCGCGCGCCTGGCCAGGCCCAAGGCTGACCCCTTGGCCAGGAAGAGGCGGCAAGAAGACCGGGGGGAGCTCTCCGCCGGCCCGGCCGCGTGCGTCGCCGACGTGGTGACCCCTCTCTGGGCCGTTCCCTACGAGGAGCAGCTGGAGCGGAAGCGGCAGGAGTGTGAGCAAGTGCTGCAGAAGTTGGCCAG GGAGATCGGGAGCACCAACCCCGCCTTGTTGCCCTGGCTGCTCTCACAGAGGCACAAGCACAACAAGGCCTGCTGCCCGCTGGAGGGCATCCGGCCCTCCCCCCAGCAG ACCGAGTATCGGAACAAATGCGAGTTCCTGGTTGGTGTTGGCGTGGACGGGGAGGACAACACAGTGGGCTGCCGGCTCAGCAAGTACAAGAGCGGGACGTGTGCCGTGGCAGCCCCGTTCGACACTGTGCACATCCCTGGGGCCACCAAGCAGGTGGTGAAGGCGTTCCAGGAGTTCATCCG GTCCACTCCCTACTCAGCATACGACCCGGAGACATACTCAGGTCACTGGAAGCAGCTGACCGTGCGTACCAGCCGCCGCGGCCAAGCCATGGCCATTGCCTACTTCCACCCACAG AACCTGAGCCCAGAGGAGCTGGCGGGGCTGAAGACATCTCTGGCACAGTACTTCATGGAGGGACCGGGCAAGGCCAGTGGGGTGACCTGCCTCTACTTCGTGGAGGAAGGACAGCG AAAGACCCCCAGCCAGGAGGGCCTGCCTCTGGAGCACGTGGCCGGGGACCGATGCATCCGTGAGGACATGCTTGGGCTGACCTTCCGCATCTCTCCCCACGCCTTCTTCCAG GTGAACACCGCTGCAGCTGAGGTGCTCTACACACTCATCCGGGACTGGGCCCAGCTGGACGCGGGCAGCACGGTGCTGGATGTGTGCTGTGGCACAGGCACCATCGGCCTGGCCCTGGCCCAG AAGGTGAAGAGAGTCGTGGGGGTTGAGCTGTCCCAGGAGGCTGTGGAGGATGCACGGGTGAACGCCCTGGACAACG AGCTGAGCAACGTGGAGTTCCACTGTGGCAGGGCCGAGGAGCTGGTGCCCACCCTGGTGAGCAGGCTGGCCTCCCAGCAGCTCGTGGCCATTCTGGACCCGCCCCGTGCCGGCCTGC ACTCCAAGGTGGTCCTGGCCGTGCGCCGAGCAGAGAACCTGCGGCGGCTGCTATATGTGTCCTGCAACCCGCGGGCAGCCATGGGCAACTTTGTGGA CCTCTGCAGGGCCCCGTCCAACCGCGTCAAGGGCATTCCCTTCCGGCCAGTCAAGGCTGTGGCCGTGGACATGTTCCCTCAGACCCCGCACTGTGAGATGCTCATTCTCTTTGAGAGGGTGGAGCACCCCAATGGTGCGGGGGCCCTGGAGCCCCACAAGTCTGTGGTCCAGATCCCACCAGCACCCCCAGGTGACACCCCACCGGAAGCCAGGTCCTCCCCAACTTAG
- the ZDHHC8 gene encoding palmitoyltransferase ZDHHC8 isoform X2: protein MPRSPGTRLKPAKYIPVATAAALLVGSSTLFFVFTCPWLTRAVSPAVPVYNGILFLFVLANFSMATFMDPGVFPRADEDEDKEDDFRAPLYKNVDVRGIQVRMKWCATCHFYRPPRCSHCSVCDNCVEDFDHHCPWVNNCIGRRNYRYFFLFLLSLSAHMVGVVAFGLVYVLNHAEGLGAAHTTITMAVMCVAGLFFIPVVGLTGFHVVLVTRGRTTNEQVTGKFRGGVNPFTRGCYGNVEHVLCSPLAPRYVVEPPRLPLAARLKPPFLRPELLERAPPLKVKLSDNGLKAGLGRSKSKGSLDRLDEKPLDLGPPLPPKVEAGTFGSDLQTPRPGSAESALSAQRTSPPTPAMYKFRPAFPTGPKAPFCGPAEQVTGTDSLTLGEDSIHSLDFASEPSLDLPDYPPLSAADTFSGALRSLSLKAASRRGGDHVALQPLRSEGGPPTPHRSLFAPHALPNRNGSLSYDSLLNPGSPGGHACPAHPTAGAPGYRSPYLHAGVPGDPPRPPPRSFSPVLGPRPREPSPVRYDNLSRTIMASIQERKDREERERLLRSQADSLFGDSGVYDTPSSYSLQQAGVLSEGPRGPGLRCGSRDDLVAGPGFGGARNPALQTSLSSLSSAVSRAPRTSSSSLQADLASSGGPGARPASGPHRSPAHQVPPSPPGTPCSPSYAGPKAVAFIHADLPEPPPSLAVQRDHPQLKTPPSKLNGQSPGLTRLGPAPGPPGPSASPARHTLVKKVSGVGGTTYEISV from the exons ATGCCCCGCAGCCCCGGGACGCGCCTCAAACCCGCCAAGTACATCCCGGTGGCCACGGCGGCCGCGCTGCTGGTCGGCTCCAGCACCCTGTTCTTCGTATTCAC GTGCCCATGGTTGACACGCGCCGTGTCCCCAGCCGTCCCCGTCTACAATGGCATCCTCTTCCTCTTTGTCCTGGCCAACTTCAGCATGGCCACCTTCATGGACCCTGGCGTCTTCCCCCGAG CGGATGAGGACGAGGACAAGGAGGATGACTTCCGGGCCCCGCTGTACAAGAACGTGGATGTGCGGGGCATCCAGGTCCGTATGAAGTGGTGCGCCACCTGCCACTTCTACCGCCCGCCGCGGTGCTCCCACTGCAGCGTCTGCGACAACTGCGTGGAG GACTTCGACCACCACTGCCCCTGGGTCAACAACTGCATCGGGCGCCGCAACTACCGCTATTTCTTCCTGTTCCTGCTGTCGCTCAGCGCGCACATGGTGGGCGTCGTCGCCTTCGGGCTGGTCTACGTGCTGAACCACGCGGAGGGGCTGGGCGCCGCCCACACCACCATCAC CATGGCCGTCATGTGTGTGGCTGGCCTCTTCTTCATCCCCGTCGTCGGCCTCACGGGCTTCCACGTGGTGCTGGTCACTCGGGGCCGCACCACCAATGAGCAG GTGACAGGGAAGTTCCGTGGGGGCGTGAACCCCTTCACCCGCGGCTGCTACGGGAACGTGGAGCATGTGCTGTGCAGCCCCCTGGCGCCCCG GTATGTGGTGGAGCCGCCCCGGCTGCCGCTGGCTGCTCGCCTGAAGCCGCCCTTCCTTCGGCCGGAGCTCCTGGAGCGAGCGCCACCGCTCAAGGTCAAGCTTAGTGACAATGGGCTGAAGGCTGGCCTGGGCCGCAGCAAG TCCAAGGGCAGCCTGGACCGGCTGGATGAGAAGCCCCTGGACCTGGGGCCACCACTGCCCCCTAAGGTGGAGGCCGGCACGTTTGGCAGCGACCTGCAGACCCCGCGCCCGGGCAGTGCTG AGAGCGCCCTGTCGGCGCAGAGGACCAGTCCCCCGACACCTGCCATGTACAAGTTCCGGCCCGCCTTTCCCACGGGTCCCAAGGCGCCATTCTGCGGGCCGGCTGAGCAG GTCACGGGCACCGACTCCCTGACACTGGGGGAGGACAGCATCCACAGCCTGGACTTTGCATCGGAGCCCAGCCTGGACCTGCCCGACTACCCGCCCCTCAGCGCGGCCGACACCTTCTCAGGCGCCCTGCGCTCCCTGAGCCTCAAGGCGGCCAGTCGGCGGGGCGGGGACCACGTGGCCCTGCAGCCCCTGCGCTCTGAGGGTGGGCCCCCCACGCCCCACCGCAGCCTCTTTGCCCCCCACGCGCTGCCCAACCGCAACGGCAGCCTGTCCTACGATAGCCTGCTGAACCCCGGCTCCCCCGGGGGCCACGCCTGCCCGGCCCATCCCACAGCCGGCGCCCCTGGCTACCGCTCACCCTACCTGCACGCGGGGGTGCCAGGTGACCCGCCACGGCCGCCGCCCCGAAGCTTCAGCCCGGTGCTGGGCCCGAGGCCGCGGGAGCCCTCGCCAGTGCGCTATGACAACCTGTCCCGGACCATCATGGCCTCCATCCAGGAGCGCAAGGACAGGGAGGAGCGGGAGCGGCTGCTGCGTTCTCAGGCCGACTCGCTCTTTGGCGACTCGGGTGTCTATGACACACCCAGCTCCTACAGCCTGCAGCAGGCCGGCGTGCTGTCCGAGGGCCCCCGCGGCCCCGGGCTGCGCTGCGGCTCCCGGGATGACCTGGTGGCCGGGCCCGGCTTTGGGGGCGCCCGCAACCCTGCGCTGCAGACATCACTGTCCTCGCTGTCCAGTGCGGTGAGCCGGGCACCAcggacctcctcctcctccctgcaggCAGACTTGGCCAGTAGCGGCGGCCCAGGGGCCCGGCCCGCCAGTGGCCCACACAGGTCGCCAGCGCACCAGgtgcccccatccccacctggCACCCCCTGCTCGCCCTCCTATGCTGGCCCCAAGGCCGTCGCCTTCATCCACGCAGACCTCCCGGAACCACCGCCCTCGCTGGCTGTGCAGAG GGACCACCCTCAGCTGAAGACCCCCCCAAGTAAGCTTAATGGGCAGTCCCCGGGTCTGACCCGCTTGGGGCCAGCCCCCGGCCCCCCGGGGCCCTCCGCCAGCCCCGCCCGGCACACGCTGGTTAAGAAGGTGTCCGGCGTGGGTGGGACCACATACGAGATCTCGGTGTGA
- the RANBP1 gene encoding ran-specific GTPase-activating protein isoform X1: MAAAKDTHEDHDTSTENADESNHDPQFEPIVSLPEQEIKTLEEDEEELFKMRAKLFRFASENDLPEWKERGTGDVKLLKHKEKGTIRLLMRRDKTLKICANHYITPMMELKPNAGSDRAWVWNTHADFADECPKQELLAIRFLNAENAQKFKTKFEECRKEIEEKEKKGSGKNDSAEKVAEKLEALSVEEGEQPQDAAPAAAEEEQ; encoded by the exons atGGCGGCCGCCAAG GACACCCACGAGGACCACGACACCTCCACCGAGAATGCTGATGAGTCCAACCACGACCCCCAGTTTGAGCCAATAGTTTCTCTTCCCGAGCAAGAAATTAAAACGCTGGAAGAAGATGAAgaggaactttttaaaat GCGAGCCAAGCTCTTCCGGTTTGCTTCAGAGAATGACCTCCCGGAGTGGAAGGAGCGGGGCACCGGGGACGTCAAGCTGCTGAAgcacaaggagaaggggaccatCCGCCTGCTCATGCGCAGGGACAAGACCCTCAAGATCTGCGCCAACCACTACA TCACGCCAATGATGGAGCTGAAGCCGAACGCGGGCAGCGACCGCGCCTGGGTCTGGAATACCCATGCTGACTTCGCCGATGAGTGCCCCAAGCAGGAGCTGCTGGCCATCCGCTTCCTCAACGCAGAGA ATGCACAGAAATTTAAGACGAAGTTTGAAGAATGCAGGAAAGAGAtcgaagagaaagaaaaaaaag GGTCTGGCAAGAACGACAGCGCCGAGAAGGTGGCAGAGAAGCTCGAGGCACTGTCGGTGGAGGAAGGCGAGCAGCCCCAGGACGCGGCCCCGGCGGCGGCTGAGGAGGAGCAGTGA
- the RANBP1 gene encoding ran-specific GTPase-activating protein isoform X2, whose product MRAKLFRFASENDLPEWKERGTGDVKLLKHKEKGTIRLLMRRDKTLKICANHYITPMMELKPNAGSDRAWVWNTHADFADECPKQELLAIRFLNAENAQKFKTKFEECRKEIEEKEKKGSGKNDSAEKVAEKLEALSVEEGEQPQDAAPAAAEEEQ is encoded by the exons at GCGAGCCAAGCTCTTCCGGTTTGCTTCAGAGAATGACCTCCCGGAGTGGAAGGAGCGGGGCACCGGGGACGTCAAGCTGCTGAAgcacaaggagaaggggaccatCCGCCTGCTCATGCGCAGGGACAAGACCCTCAAGATCTGCGCCAACCACTACA TCACGCCAATGATGGAGCTGAAGCCGAACGCGGGCAGCGACCGCGCCTGGGTCTGGAATACCCATGCTGACTTCGCCGATGAGTGCCCCAAGCAGGAGCTGCTGGCCATCCGCTTCCTCAACGCAGAGA ATGCACAGAAATTTAAGACGAAGTTTGAAGAATGCAGGAAAGAGAtcgaagagaaagaaaaaaaag GGTCTGGCAAGAACGACAGCGCCGAGAAGGTGGCAGAGAAGCTCGAGGCACTGTCGGTGGAGGAAGGCGAGCAGCCCCAGGACGCGGCCCCGGCGGCGGCTGAGGAGGAGCAGTGA